From one Sphingobium cloacae genomic stretch:
- a CDS encoding MerR family transcriptional regulator, producing the protein MEQQVGILRAQLARKTGCNLETIRYYEKVGLLPGPPRSSNGYRVYSPELVQRLQFILRARDLGYAMDEIRSLLSLTDTGAQTCAEVMARTELHLEDVRRRIADLQKIEVTLATTLARCTGDDVAECPILEALQFLPHQGN; encoded by the coding sequence ATGGAGCAACAGGTCGGCATCTTGCGTGCCCAGCTTGCCCGGAAAACAGGCTGCAATCTCGAAACCATCCGCTATTACGAGAAGGTGGGATTGCTGCCGGGGCCGCCTCGCAGTTCCAACGGCTACCGCGTCTATTCGCCGGAACTGGTGCAAAGGTTGCAGTTCATCCTGCGCGCGCGCGACCTTGGCTATGCAATGGATGAGATACGGTCATTGTTGTCGCTCACCGATACCGGTGCACAAACCTGCGCGGAGGTTATGGCGAGAACCGAACTCCACCTTGAAGATGTCCGCCGCCGCATTGCAGATTTGCAGAAGATAGAGGTGACGCTGGCGACCACGTTAGCCAGATGCACTGGAGATGACGTTGCCGAATGTCCCATCCTGGAAGCACTCCAGTTTTTACCCCATCAAGGCAATTGA
- a CDS encoding mercuric transporter MerT family protein has product MVSTPEAGQPALTENHEPKQANWVAAGALIGAGLASACCVVPLLLVMLGISGAWIANLTALEPYKPYVAGVTLALLGYGFWHVYFKPKPPCEDGSYCARPQSAWTTKAVLWLGLAVAILALTIDWWAPWFY; this is encoded by the coding sequence ATGGTCTCAACGCCGGAAGCGGGACAGCCAGCCCTCACCGAAAACCACGAGCCGAAGCAGGCAAACTGGGTTGCGGCGGGCGCATTGATCGGCGCGGGGCTCGCCTCGGCTTGCTGCGTCGTCCCGCTACTGTTGGTTATGCTCGGAATTTCCGGCGCGTGGATCGCCAACCTGACGGCGCTCGAACCTTACAAGCCCTATGTCGCAGGCGTAACGCTCGCGCTGCTCGGCTACGGCTTCTGGCATGTCTATTTCAAGCCGAAACCGCCCTGTGAAGACGGTTCCTACTGCGCTCGTCCACAATCGGCTTGGACCACCAAGGCGGTGCTGTGGCTGGGCCTTGCCGTCGCCATCCTGGCGCTCACCATCGACTGGTGGGCACCCTGGTTCTATTGA
- a CDS encoding HAD-IIB family hydrolase, which translates to MKWLIAFDLDGTLAESKRPLSEDMAAILARLLAITDVAVISGGDWPQFEKQIASRLPAGVALDRLWLMPTTGTKLYRFINGAWRAVYAELFDDAEKAKIRTAFDQALTDAGLADERIWGERIEDRGSQITFSGLGQAAPLKEKEAWDPDRKKRTALQATLRAKLPELSINLGGTTSIDVTRAGIDKGYGLKRLSAESGVPLDGMLFIGDAIFPGGNDYPAAEIGLDTVRVRDVAETTAVVTAIIACLHR; encoded by the coding sequence ATGAAGTGGCTGATCGCCTTCGACCTCGACGGCACGCTTGCCGAGAGCAAGCGGCCGTTATCGGAGGATATGGCCGCAATCCTCGCCCGATTGCTCGCCATCACGGATGTGGCGGTGATCTCGGGCGGGGACTGGCCGCAGTTCGAAAAGCAGATCGCCTCGCGCCTTCCTGCCGGCGTCGCGCTCGACCGTCTCTGGTTGATGCCGACCACAGGCACGAAACTCTATCGGTTCATCAATGGCGCTTGGCGCGCGGTCTATGCCGAACTGTTCGACGACGCGGAGAAGGCGAAGATCCGCACGGCCTTCGATCAGGCGCTGACCGATGCCGGTCTCGCCGACGAACGTATCTGGGGCGAACGGATCGAGGACCGGGGCAGCCAGATCACCTTTTCGGGCCTGGGGCAGGCAGCGCCGCTGAAGGAAAAGGAAGCGTGGGATCCTGACCGAAAGAAGAGGACCGCGTTGCAGGCCACGTTGCGCGCGAAGCTGCCGGAGCTCTCGATCAATCTCGGTGGCACGACATCGATCGACGTGACCAGAGCAGGGATCGACAAGGGCTATGGCCTGAAGCGCCTGAGTGCCGAGAGCGGTGTCCCGCTCGACGGGATGCTGTTCATTGGGGATGCGATATTCCCCGGTGGGAATGACTATCCCGCTGCTGAAATCGGCCTCGACACAGTGAGGGTGCGCGACGTCGCGGAAACCACCGCCGTCGTGACCGCCATCATCGCGTGTCTGCACCGATAG
- a CDS encoding recombinase family protein, whose amino-acid sequence MKGQRIGYVRVSTFDQNVDRQLEGQSLDRTFTDKASGKDVNRPQLEALLTFAREGDTVVVHSMDRLARNLDDLRKLVQGLTKRGIRIEFEKESLSFSGEDSPMANLMLSVMGAFAEFERALIRERQREGIAIARQRGAYRGRKRSLSDEMIADLHRRVAAGERKATIARDMGISRETLYQYLRAAA is encoded by the coding sequence GTGAAGGGGCAACGGATCGGCTATGTCCGGGTCAGCACGTTCGATCAGAATGTGGATCGCCAATTGGAAGGTCAGTCGCTCGATCGGACCTTCACCGACAAGGCATCGGGCAAGGACGTCAACCGCCCCCAGCTTGAGGCTCTGCTCACTTTCGCCCGCGAAGGCGATACCGTCGTCGTCCACAGCATGGATCGGTTGGCCCGCAATCTGGATGACCTGCGCAAGCTGGTCCAGGGCCTCACCAAGCGAGGTATCCGGATCGAGTTTGAGAAGGAAAGCCTGTCCTTCTCGGGGGAGGACTCCCCGATGGCCAATCTGATGCTCTCGGTCATGGGTGCGTTTGCTGAGTTCGAGCGCGCCCTGATCCGCGAACGGCAACGCGAAGGCATTGCGATCGCTCGGCAGCGCGGCGCCTATCGGGGGCGGAAACGGTCGCTCTCGGATGAGATGATTGCCGATCTGCACCGCCGCGTTGCCGCCGGTGAACGCAAGGCGACCATCGCGCGCGACATGGGCATCAGCCGCGAAACCCTCTACCAGTACCTTCGCGCCGCTGCCTGA
- the merA gene encoding mercury(II) reductase has translation MNDCCNRPGQEGFDVAVIGAGSAGFSAAIAAADLGAKVALVGHGTIGGTCVNVGCVPSKTLIRAAEAVHGGLAAARFPGLGGAVQMDDWSVLAASKDDLVTTLRQKKYVDLLPAYDGVSYIEGKARFADGALIVGDAPMKVGKVILAMGAHAAVPPIPGMDSVPYLTSTSALALDRLPKSLLVIGGGVIGVELGQMFSRLGVDVTICCRSRLLPEMDPEVSAALKNYLEAEGVRVCAGVGYQRIAQTQSGVELTCEGHCDTVAAEQVLIATGRRPNSDGLGLEERGIVLARNGGIVVDDHLETSVPGIYAAGDVTGRDQFVYMAAYGAKLAARNAVTGNQYRYDNSSMPSVVFTDPQVASAGLTETTARAQGLDIKVSLLPLDAVPRALAARDTRGLIKLIADKANDRLLGGQIMAPEGADSIQTLVLAIKHGMTTLELGATIFPYLTTVEGLKLAAQTFDKDVAKLSCCAG, from the coding sequence ATGAACGACTGTTGCAACCGCCCCGGGCAGGAAGGATTTGACGTGGCCGTCATCGGCGCGGGTTCTGCCGGGTTCTCCGCCGCGATCGCCGCTGCCGATCTGGGCGCGAAAGTGGCGCTCGTCGGTCACGGCACGATTGGCGGCACCTGTGTCAATGTTGGCTGCGTTCCTTCCAAGACGCTGATCCGCGCCGCCGAAGCGGTGCATGGTGGGCTTGCCGCCGCGCGCTTTCCCGGCCTTGGGGGCGCTGTCCAGATGGATGACTGGTCCGTATTGGCGGCGTCGAAGGACGATCTTGTCACGACGCTGCGCCAAAAAAAATATGTCGATCTGCTGCCCGCCTATGACGGTGTGAGCTATATCGAGGGCAAGGCACGCTTTGCCGATGGTGCGCTGATTGTCGGCGATGCGCCCATGAAGGTCGGCAAGGTCATATTGGCGATGGGTGCGCACGCCGCCGTGCCGCCGATTCCGGGGATGGACAGCGTGCCCTACCTAACCAGCACATCGGCGCTGGCGCTGGATCGCTTGCCCAAATCGCTGCTGGTGATCGGTGGCGGGGTGATCGGGGTAGAACTGGGACAGATGTTTTCGCGTCTGGGCGTTGATGTCACCATCTGCTGCCGAAGCCGCCTGCTCCCCGAAATGGACCCGGAAGTGAGTGCCGCGCTGAAAAACTATTTGGAAGCCGAGGGCGTGCGGGTTTGCGCAGGTGTCGGCTATCAGCGTATCGCCCAAACACAGAGCGGGGTCGAATTGACCTGCGAGGGGCATTGTGACACCGTCGCGGCGGAACAGGTGCTCATCGCCACCGGACGCCGACCCAATAGCGACGGGCTTGGGCTGGAGGAGCGCGGCATAGTGCTTGCCCGTAATGGTGGAATCGTCGTCGATGACCACCTCGAAACGTCGGTTCCAGGCATTTACGCGGCGGGCGATGTAACGGGACGGGACCAGTTCGTCTACATGGCCGCCTATGGCGCAAAACTGGCCGCGCGCAACGCGGTGACGGGCAACCAATACCGCTACGACAATTCCTCCATGCCATCCGTCGTCTTCACCGACCCGCAAGTCGCCAGCGCCGGCCTCACTGAAACGACAGCACGGGCGCAAGGCCTGGACATCAAGGTTTCGCTGCTCCCGCTCGATGCTGTGCCAAGGGCACTGGCAGCACGCGATACGCGGGGTCTCATCAAACTGATTGCCGACAAGGCGAACGACCGTTTGCTGGGCGGCCAGATCATGGCACCCGAAGGCGCGGATTCGATCCAGACACTGGTGCTGGCGATCAAACACGGCATGACCACCCTGGAATTGGGTGCAACGATATTTCCTTACCTGACCACTGTGGAAGGCCTCAAACTGGCGGCCCAAACGTTTGATAAGGATGTCGCCAAACTGTCTTGCTGCGCCGGGTGA
- a CDS encoding copper-binding protein codes for MNHARLTIALGLAALTAACGKKAEAPVATETNEAAPAATMSGDMGNMSMAPDANAAIKAKGHGTVTAIDKAAGTITLDHGPIPEAKWPAMTMAFKAAPSITDAVKVGDKVDFDLSLKGSDGEVTAIAKQ; via the coding sequence ATGAACCATGCACGACTGACCATTGCCCTCGGCCTCGCCGCCCTGACTGCCGCGTGCGGCAAGAAGGCGGAGGCCCCCGTTGCGACTGAGACCAACGAGGCGGCGCCCGCCGCGACCATGAGCGGCGACATGGGCAACATGTCGATGGCGCCTGACGCGAACGCCGCGATCAAGGCCAAGGGCCATGGCACCGTCACCGCGATCGACAAGGCGGCAGGCACGATCACGCTCGATCATGGTCCGATCCCGGAGGCCAAGTGGCCCGCGATGACGATGGCGTTCAAGGCCGCGCCGTCGATCACCGATGCGGTCAAGGTCGGCGACAAGGTCGATTTCGACCTCTCGCTCAAGGGCAGCGATGGCGAGGTCACCGCGATCGCAAAGCAGTGA
- a CDS encoding GNAT family N-acetyltransferase → MMMTGAPIKLTQADAADVADLYNRCSDYFLLQDGAAPTLDDARELFSDVPPEKSAHNQAVLGWKGPGGLYAIAAILRDYPRDGTWYLGFMIVDAAQRGRGVGRSIYSTVESWAAARGATEIRLAVLEANEAAERFWRSLGFIEYRRVGPDTFKMRSHRRIELSRRLSGATVEGSNK, encoded by the coding sequence ATGATGATGACGGGAGCCCCGATCAAACTTACCCAAGCGGACGCCGCAGACGTTGCAGACCTGTACAACCGTTGCAGCGACTATTTCCTGTTGCAGGACGGGGCCGCGCCCACGCTGGACGATGCTCGCGAGCTTTTCTCCGATGTGCCGCCCGAAAAGAGCGCCCACAATCAAGCTGTCCTGGGATGGAAGGGGCCTGGCGGCCTATATGCAATCGCGGCCATCCTCCGCGATTATCCGCGTGATGGCACATGGTATCTCGGCTTCATGATCGTAGATGCCGCACAGCGTGGTCGTGGCGTCGGACGCTCAATTTACTCGACGGTCGAAAGCTGGGCCGCTGCGAGAGGTGCCACAGAGATTCGGTTGGCCGTGCTGGAAGCGAATGAAGCGGCAGAGCGATTTTGGCGTTCTCTCGGCTTCATTGAGTATCGGCGCGTTGGGCCAGACACCTTCAAAATGCGTAGCCATCGCCGGATAGAACTGAGCCGTCGCCTTTCTGGCGCGACCGTAGAAGGCAGCAACAAGTAA
- a CDS encoding recombinase family protein, whose product MLIGYARVSKADGSQSLDLQHDALRAAGVEPGNIYDDRASGSRDDRPGLAACLKSLRDGDVLIVWKLDRLGRTLTHLVSTVQNLSDRGIGLRVLTGKGAQIDTTTPSGRMVFGIFATLAEFERDMIRERTMAGLAAARARGRKGGRKFALSKAQVRLAQAAMAQRDTSVSDLCKELGIERVTLYRYVGPNGELRDYGQRVLAAKTR is encoded by the coding sequence ATGCTGATCGGCTACGCCCGCGTGTCCAAAGCCGACGGCTCGCAGTCGCTCGACCTGCAGCACGATGCCCTTCGCGCTGCCGGTGTCGAGCCAGGCAATATCTATGATGATCGTGCATCCGGTAGCCGTGATGATCGCCCCGGTCTTGCCGCCTGCCTGAAATCGTTGCGCGACGGCGATGTCCTCATCGTTTGGAAGCTCGACCGGCTCGGCCGAACGCTCACCCACCTGGTCAGCACGGTGCAGAATCTGTCGGATCGCGGTATCGGTCTGCGGGTGCTCACCGGCAAGGGCGCGCAGATCGACACCACGACGCCATCGGGCCGGATGGTGTTCGGCATTTTTGCCACACTGGCGGAGTTTGAGCGGGATATGATCCGCGAGCGCACCATGGCTGGCCTGGCCGCTGCCCGCGCGCGGGGACGCAAGGGTGGCCGCAAGTTCGCCCTCTCCAAGGCCCAGGTGCGGCTCGCTCAGGCTGCTATGGCCCAACGCGACACGTCCGTTTCCGACCTCTGCAAGGAACTCGGGATCGAGCGCGTCACTCTCTACCGCTATGTCGGTCCCAACGGGGAACTCCGGGATTACGGTCAGCGCGTGCTTGCTGCCAAAACGCGATGA
- a CDS encoding heavy-metal-associated domain-containing protein — translation MKKTVCIAMAVLAMAGGGVAYAVSGTAQDRPAATATAQKQTTFAIENMTCATCPITVKKAMEGVAGVTAVTVDFAAKTARATYNPRRTNAAAIAAASTNAGYPARAIQN, via the coding sequence ATGAAAAAGACAGTATGTATCGCTATGGCCGTGCTGGCTATGGCTGGCGGCGGGGTCGCCTATGCAGTTAGTGGCACGGCGCAAGATCGCCCCGCGGCTACCGCAACCGCTCAGAAGCAAACCACCTTTGCCATAGAGAACATGACCTGCGCCACCTGCCCGATCACCGTGAAGAAGGCGATGGAAGGCGTCGCCGGGGTAACGGCGGTCACGGTCGATTTCGCAGCCAAGACCGCGCGCGCAACCTATAACCCGCGCCGCACCAATGCTGCTGCGATTGCCGCTGCATCAACCAACGCGGGTTATCCGGCGCGCGCTATTCAAAACTGA
- a CDS encoding Tn3 family transposase, with amino-acid sequence MARRRLLTGDERRRLFDPPVQETAIIGHYTLSAEDVELVGRRYGPANRLGLAAQIALMRHPGFGLQPEIGLPDVILQYLAAQLFVDPSSFSAYGQRAQTRTDHADLVARYLGIRPFRRGDLALALNLAAQAAEYTDRGEPIVRALMVGLKGERFILPSGDTLERAGLAGRARARKAAAAAIVEGLSSAELTRLDELVINNPDFGMTPLAWLRNFEEAPTAANINGLLERLRYVRGIGIHPVVGGAIPEFRFAQFVREGGVAPAFLLSDYSVNRRRATLTAAVIDLEARLADAAIQMFDRLIGGMFTRARRGRERRYQDSIQSVGQLMRLFGATITALDEAVQNGGDPLELIDEAVGWHRLVAAKAQVDALADLAGEDALVTATERYATLRRFSPAFLDAFTFKASGTGTALIKAIDVIRDANTRKSRDLPDGVPLPFPNRQWKRLITESGRIDRRRYEIAIMATLRDRLRAGDVWIEGTRNYQRFDAYLLGRRDAAKVADVLPFDSNAASYLADRARNLDWRLRRFAKQLKTNKLEGVSLERDRLKLQQMPPVTPPEAEALDRKLDTLLPRVRITELLLEVAERTGFLNAFRDLRSGKEHDNPSTVLAAILADGTNLGLERMANASEGVSYAQLAWTHNWYLSPENYQAALAMIISAHHELPFARHWGAGTSSSSDGQFFRSGRSRSGAADVNAKYGAEPGVKIYSHLSDHFASFGSRIMSATAGEAPYVLDGLVLGAGNLPLHEHYTDTGGATDHVFALCHLLGFRFAPRLRDIGDRKLGSIAAPSTYKGIENLMGRTIKTAAIEADWDDIVRIVASIKDGTVAPSVILRKLAAYKRQNRLDFALAELGRIERTLFTLDWLEQPELRRACQAGLNKGEARHTLAAAIYTNRQGRFTDRSLENQEFRASGLNLLIAAISYWNTVYLDRAAQHLNAVGTTFDAALLAHLSPMGWAHISLTGDYLWEQARRLPAGEFHPLNEPMARLKRVA; translated from the coding sequence ATGGCACGACGCCGACTTCTGACCGGAGACGAGCGCCGGCGCCTGTTCGATCCTCCTGTCCAAGAAACCGCGATCATTGGGCATTATACCCTTTCTGCGGAAGATGTTGAATTGGTTGGGCGCCGCTATGGTCCAGCAAATCGCCTCGGTCTGGCTGCACAAATCGCTTTGATGCGACATCCCGGCTTTGGTCTGCAACCCGAGATCGGGCTTCCCGACGTCATTCTTCAGTACCTCGCGGCACAGTTATTCGTCGATCCTTCCTCCTTCTCTGCATATGGTCAGCGCGCGCAAACCCGTACCGATCATGCCGATCTCGTGGCGCGTTATCTTGGCATACGCCCGTTTCGACGCGGCGACCTGGCACTTGCCCTGAATCTTGCCGCGCAAGCCGCCGAGTATACAGACAGAGGTGAACCGATTGTTCGCGCCCTCATGGTTGGCCTGAAGGGTGAGCGGTTCATTCTTCCGTCAGGCGACACACTGGAACGCGCCGGTCTTGCTGGCCGGGCACGCGCACGCAAAGCTGCCGCAGCCGCAATCGTCGAAGGCCTCAGCTCTGCTGAACTGACACGGCTAGACGAACTCGTAATCAACAACCCGGATTTCGGCATGACACCGCTGGCGTGGTTGCGTAATTTCGAAGAAGCCCCGACTGCGGCCAATATCAATGGCTTGCTTGAGCGCCTGCGCTATGTTCGCGGCATAGGTATCCACCCGGTAGTTGGGGGCGCCATTCCGGAATTCCGCTTTGCCCAATTTGTCCGCGAGGGCGGCGTGGCACCGGCATTCCTGCTTTCGGATTACAGCGTCAATCGCAGGCGGGCGACGTTGACGGCCGCAGTGATCGACCTTGAGGCCAGACTTGCCGATGCCGCGATCCAAATGTTTGACCGACTTATCGGCGGCATGTTCACGCGCGCGCGGCGTGGGCGCGAGCGTCGCTACCAAGATAGTATTCAGTCGGTGGGGCAACTCATGCGGCTGTTTGGCGCCACGATTACAGCACTTGATGAGGCTGTCCAGAATGGCGGCGATCCGCTCGAATTGATTGACGAAGCGGTGGGCTGGCACCGGCTTGTTGCGGCAAAGGCCCAAGTAGATGCCCTTGCTGATCTTGCCGGCGAGGACGCACTGGTAACGGCAACCGAGCGTTACGCCACGCTACGGCGTTTCAGCCCGGCATTTCTGGACGCCTTCACCTTCAAGGCGTCTGGAACAGGGACGGCACTGATCAAAGCCATCGATGTCATTCGCGATGCGAACACACGAAAGTCGCGCGACCTTCCCGATGGCGTTCCACTGCCATTCCCCAATCGGCAGTGGAAGCGTCTCATCACCGAAAGCGGCCGTATCGACCGCCGACGTTATGAAATTGCGATCATGGCAACCTTGCGTGATCGTTTGCGCGCCGGTGATGTATGGATCGAGGGAACCCGCAACTATCAGCGCTTCGATGCCTATTTGCTGGGTCGGCGCGACGCCGCCAAAGTGGCGGATGTGCTTCCGTTCGATTCAAATGCTGCATCCTACCTCGCTGACCGGGCACGAAATCTTGACTGGCGGCTGCGCCGATTTGCCAAGCAGTTGAAAACAAACAAGCTTGAGGGAGTGTCGCTCGAACGAGACCGGCTCAAGCTTCAGCAAATGCCGCCTGTCACCCCACCGGAAGCTGAAGCCCTCGATCGCAAGCTCGATACCCTGCTTCCCCGCGTGCGCATCACCGAGCTGCTGCTTGAAGTCGCCGAACGCACTGGTTTTTTGAACGCATTCCGTGACCTGCGCTCAGGCAAGGAGCACGACAACCCCAGCACGGTACTCGCCGCAATTCTGGCTGATGGCACCAACCTCGGGCTGGAGCGGATGGCCAATGCCAGCGAAGGCGTCAGCTATGCCCAACTCGCATGGACCCACAACTGGTATCTTTCACCCGAGAACTATCAGGCCGCGCTGGCCATGATCATCTCAGCCCATCACGAATTACCCTTCGCGCGGCATTGGGGCGCTGGCACCAGTTCGTCGTCCGATGGCCAGTTCTTCCGGTCGGGGCGGAGCCGTTCAGGGGCGGCGGACGTCAATGCCAAATATGGCGCCGAACCTGGCGTGAAAATCTATTCTCACCTTTCCGATCACTTCGCATCATTCGGATCACGGATCATGTCCGCGACGGCAGGTGAAGCGCCTTACGTGCTCGACGGGCTTGTCCTGGGCGCCGGCAACCTTCCGTTGCATGAGCACTATACCGATACCGGCGGCGCCACCGATCATGTTTTCGCACTCTGCCACCTACTCGGGTTCCGCTTCGCGCCACGGCTGCGCGATATTGGCGACCGCAAGCTGGGTTCGATCGCTGCGCCATCGACATACAAGGGCATCGAAAATCTGATGGGCCGCACCATCAAAACGGCAGCGATCGAGGCCGATTGGGATGACATCGTCAGGATTGTCGCCTCAATCAAGGATGGCACGGTGGCGCCGTCAGTAATCTTGCGAAAACTTGCCGCCTACAAACGCCAGAACAGGCTGGATTTTGCATTGGCTGAACTGGGCCGTATCGAGCGCACTTTGTTCACGCTCGATTGGCTTGAACAACCGGAACTGCGACGTGCCTGTCAGGCCGGTCTCAACAAAGGCGAGGCGAGGCACACGCTTGCCGCCGCCATCTATACCAACCGGCAGGGTCGGTTCACCGATCGCTCGCTGGAAAATCAGGAATTTCGCGCATCTGGGCTGAACCTGCTGATTGCGGCGATTTCCTACTGGAACACGGTCTATCTCGACCGGGCCGCCCAGCACCTCAACGCTGTCGGCACGACGTTCGATGCGGCACTGCTTGCGCACCTTTCTCCGATGGGCTGGGCGCACATCAGTCTGACCGGCGATTACCTCTGGGAGCAGGCCAGGCGACTTCCAGCAGGTGAATTCCACCCACTCAACGAGCCAATGGCGCGGTTGAAGCGTGTAGCGTAG